One Sphingomonas sp. KR3-1 DNA segment encodes these proteins:
- a CDS encoding ABC transporter ATP-binding protein produces the protein MSNLEERVVNGAGPVLQTRDLKRSFSQGGETIEVLRGVNLDVQPGEIVALLGPSGSGKSTLLQAVGLLEGGFEGSILIAGKEAARLDSPGRTAVRRDHLGFVYQFHHLLPDFNALENVVLPQMIHGSLRADADRRAAELLTALGLGHRLTHRPSQLSGGEQQRVAVARALANKPALVLADEPTGNLDELTSDKVLAEFLGLVRTQGSSALIATHNERLAARMDRVVRLHDGHLE, from the coding sequence ATGAGTAACCTCGAAGAGCGCGTTGTGAACGGCGCCGGGCCTGTCCTCCAGACCCGCGACCTCAAGCGCAGCTTCAGCCAGGGCGGCGAGACGATCGAGGTGCTGCGCGGGGTCAATCTCGATGTGCAGCCGGGCGAGATCGTCGCGCTGCTCGGCCCCTCCGGTTCGGGCAAGTCCACCCTGCTCCAGGCAGTGGGTCTGCTCGAAGGCGGGTTCGAGGGCTCGATCCTGATCGCCGGCAAGGAAGCCGCCCGGCTCGACAGCCCGGGCCGCACCGCGGTGCGCCGCGATCACCTGGGCTTCGTCTACCAGTTCCACCACCTGCTGCCGGACTTCAACGCGCTCGAGAATGTCGTGCTGCCGCAGATGATCCACGGATCGCTGCGCGCCGATGCCGACAGGCGCGCCGCCGAACTGCTCACGGCGCTCGGACTTGGCCACCGGCTGACACATCGGCCGAGCCAGCTCTCGGGCGGCGAGCAGCAGCGCGTTGCTGTTGCTCGTGCGCTCGCCAACAAGCCGGCCCTGGTGCTGGCCGACGAGCCGACCGGCAATCTCGACGAGCTGACCTCGGACAAGGTGCTCGCGGAGTTCCTTGGCCTGGTGCGTACCCAGGGCTCGTCCGCGCTGATCGCCACGCACAACGAGCGGCTCGCCGCGCGGATGGACCGGGTGGTGCGGCTGCACGACGGGCATCTGGAGTGA
- a CDS encoding lipoprotein-releasing ABC transporter permease subunit, producing MLISRYERMIARRYLLPGRSEAFIAVVAGFSLVAVMLGVAALIVVMSVMNGFRAELFDKITGLNGHAVVQGYGGQLRNWREVLEEAKKTPGVTSATPLIEQPLFATFNGRAEFIQLRGMRMEDIRDNQTLKGKEVVGSLSSLKPGGEQVAIGSRLAESLGATVGSEISIFNPAGAATPFGTMPRIVKYKVAAIFEVGVYDYDKVFAIMPIEDAQTLLLLGDGVSMIELETTDPDKVSDILQPLNEKVSSVGQIVDWRMMNSELFEALAVDRTVSFTILSIILVVAAFNIVSSLIMLVRAKTRDIAVLRTMGATRGGLMRIFVTVGTIIGALGVAAGGVLGFLFITFREAVVKFIGLVTGQNIWDPSMRFLTELPAKTDPLQTIGICAMALIFCFLATLYPAWKAASTDPVQVLRYE from the coding sequence TTGTTGATTTCACGCTACGAGCGGATGATCGCCCGCCGTTATCTGCTGCCAGGGCGCAGCGAGGCGTTCATCGCCGTCGTCGCCGGGTTCAGCCTGGTCGCGGTCATGCTCGGCGTCGCGGCGCTGATCGTGGTGATGAGCGTCATGAACGGCTTCCGCGCCGAACTGTTCGACAAGATCACTGGGCTGAACGGCCATGCCGTGGTCCAGGGCTATGGCGGCCAGCTGCGCAACTGGCGCGAAGTGCTGGAAGAAGCGAAGAAGACGCCGGGGGTCACCAGCGCCACGCCGCTGATCGAGCAGCCGCTCTTTGCCACCTTCAATGGTCGCGCCGAGTTCATTCAGCTGCGTGGCATGCGGATGGAGGATATCCGCGACAACCAGACGCTGAAGGGCAAGGAAGTCGTCGGTTCGCTCTCCAGCCTGAAGCCGGGCGGCGAGCAGGTCGCGATCGGCTCGCGGCTGGCGGAGTCGCTCGGTGCCACGGTGGGCAGCGAGATCTCGATCTTCAATCCCGCAGGCGCCGCGACGCCCTTCGGCACGATGCCGCGCATCGTGAAGTACAAGGTCGCTGCGATCTTCGAGGTCGGCGTCTACGACTATGACAAGGTCTTCGCGATCATGCCGATTGAGGACGCGCAGACGCTGCTGCTGCTCGGTGACGGCGTGTCGATGATCGAGCTCGAGACCACCGATCCTGACAAGGTGTCGGACATCCTGCAGCCGCTCAACGAGAAGGTCAGCAGCGTCGGTCAGATCGTCGATTGGCGGATGATGAACTCCGAGTTGTTCGAAGCGCTGGCGGTCGATCGCACCGTCTCCTTCACCATCCTGTCGATCATCCTGGTAGTCGCGGCCTTCAACATCGTCTCCTCGCTGATCATGCTGGTGCGCGCCAAGACGCGTGACATCGCGGTGCTGCGCACGATGGGCGCGACGCGCGGCGGGCTGATGCGGATCTTCGTCACCGTGGGCACGATCATTGGCGCGCTGGGCGTCGCCGCGGGCGGCGTGCTCGGCTTCCTGTTCATCACGTTCCGCGAAGCGGTCGTGAAGTTCATCGGGCTGGTGACGGGGCAGAATATCTGGGATCCCTCGATGCGTTTCCTCACCGAGCTGCCCGCCAAGACCGATCCGCTCCAGACGATCGGCATCTGCGCGATGGCGCTGATCTTCTGCTTCCTCGCGACGCTCTATCCGGCCTGGAAGGCGGCGAGTACCGATCCCGTGCAGGTGCTGCGCTATGAGTAA
- a CDS encoding PAS domain-containing protein yields MHGPVTITYHGRPRYVLLAAENWDAERSISEGESARRELEYQFLVEHMDGGLLITDPELRITDSSSAAALILGRAAATLIGKTIADVLPSATHVTMLASLRHVLRTGEQAQFDLLLGEETGTRLRVRAFPWVDGVALLLRVSYDGDEEARLAEQAALEKARQAHGRIEVLRLTVRGTVTAVEPEFAARVGLTRERILGLRFVDLLAVHDRTIAREAIERVLSGRAGAEAFEARLLSGGAEEIGARISIAPLASGYAVGGAMAIVTFDKGALQ; encoded by the coding sequence ATGCACGGTCCCGTCACCATCACCTATCACGGCCGCCCGCGCTATGTGCTGCTCGCGGCGGAGAACTGGGATGCGGAGCGCTCGATCAGCGAGGGCGAGAGCGCGCGGCGAGAGCTCGAATATCAGTTCTTGGTCGAGCATATGGACGGCGGCCTGCTCATCACCGACCCCGAGCTCCGGATCACCGACTCATCGAGCGCCGCGGCGCTGATCCTCGGGCGCGCGGCGGCGACGCTGATCGGCAAGACGATCGCCGATGTGCTGCCCAGCGCCACCCACGTCACGATGCTCGCCAGCCTGCGCCATGTGTTGCGCACCGGCGAGCAGGCGCAGTTCGACCTGCTGCTTGGCGAAGAGACCGGAACGCGGCTGCGGGTGCGCGCCTTTCCCTGGGTGGACGGCGTCGCGCTGCTGCTGCGGGTCAGCTATGACGGCGACGAGGAAGCCCGGCTCGCCGAGCAGGCCGCGCTGGAGAAGGCACGCCAGGCGCATGGCCGGATCGAAGTGCTGCGGCTCACCGTGCGTGGGACCGTGACGGCGGTCGAGCCCGAATTCGCGGCCCGGGTGGGGCTGACGCGCGAGCGCATCCTCGGCCTGCGCTTCGTCGATCTGCTCGCGGTGCACGACCGTACCATTGCGCGCGAGGCGATCGAAAGGGTGCTGAGCGGCCGCGCCGGCGCCGAGGCGTTCGAGGCGCGCTTGCTGTCCGGCGGCGCGGAGGAGATCGGCGCGCGCATCTCGATCGCACCGCTCGCCAGCGGCTATGCGGTAGGCGGCGCGATGGCGATCGTCACCTTCGACAAGGGCGCGCTGCAATAG
- a CDS encoding TonB-dependent receptor produces MSLVSLSLLLLTSTAPAPAAPVHDAPVAAADDQQKAQPAPAAQDGPGEIVVTARRREERAQDVPIAMSVIGGSTIENSGNTNLNRLQTQLPAVQFYSSNPRNSAINIRGLGAPFGLTNDGIEQGVGFYLDQVYIGRIGASTFDFVDVERVEVLRGPQGTLYGKNTTAGAINITTRAPSFTPESKIELSLGNYDLISAKASVSGPLSDKLALRISSAVTSRRGTIYDVRSGEDLHKQSTSSFRGQLLWKPNDDIDITLSGDWNLQNPLCCVQYYARVGATQRPLARQYAVLATALGYAPASTDPFDRRTDLDADINSRQEIGGAALVANWNLGPATLTSVSAWRYWDWQPKNDRDFTGLPITTVSQNPSQQKQFSQELRLSSNGDNRLAYTLGAFFFHQTIDTQGSQVQGAAASRWLLSGADALNPNVLNGLTSTNTINFDNTSFAVFGKLNWEPADGFHIQPGLRVNYDKKSGYYDSVVSIHNAQYNFVASADNVAALFAATSGAARTTFQNQINTLAPQRYSPRFSDWNVSGDLTLSYDVSGDVHAYATYARSFKSGGINLSGLPLNSTSTGVDLSTQTVKPEKVNHFEIGLKTQFLGRRLTFNTAGFWTEITDYQATVNNNAINVIRGYLANAGKVRVRGFEWDASFRPSKQANLYFNGAYTDAKYIDFKNAPCPPELSGGTATAPGGVTDPAGTPGGRSPAYCDISGQVLPGISKWSLSWGGEVRQPVGDGSVYLAYDGSWRSKFSSNPSPSAYTWIDAYSLSNVRLGWRRADLNIYGWVRNVFDKHYFELLSVQSGSTGLIVGQPGDPRTYGLTISKSF; encoded by the coding sequence ATGAGCCTTGTTTCGCTATCACTGCTGCTTCTCACCAGTACCGCGCCGGCGCCCGCCGCACCCGTTCACGACGCGCCCGTCGCGGCGGCCGACGACCAGCAAAAGGCCCAGCCGGCACCCGCCGCGCAGGACGGCCCGGGCGAGATCGTCGTCACCGCCCGCCGCCGCGAGGAGCGGGCGCAGGACGTGCCGATCGCGATGTCGGTGATCGGCGGCTCGACGATCGAGAACAGCGGCAACACCAACCTCAACCGGCTCCAGACCCAGCTGCCCGCGGTGCAGTTCTACTCGAGCAACCCGCGCAATTCCGCCATTAATATCCGTGGCTTGGGCGCGCCGTTCGGCCTCACGAATGACGGCATCGAGCAGGGCGTCGGCTTCTATCTCGACCAGGTCTATATCGGCCGCATCGGCGCCTCGACGTTCGACTTCGTCGACGTCGAGCGGGTCGAGGTGCTGCGCGGCCCCCAGGGCACGCTCTACGGCAAGAACACCACCGCAGGCGCGATCAACATCACCACCCGGGCACCGAGCTTCACGCCCGAGTCCAAGATCGAGCTGAGCCTCGGCAACTACGACCTGATCTCGGCCAAGGCCTCGGTATCGGGGCCGCTCAGCGACAAGCTGGCGCTGCGCATCTCGAGCGCGGTCACCAGCCGGCGCGGCACCATCTACGACGTGCGCAGCGGCGAGGATCTCCACAAGCAGAGCACCAGCAGCTTCCGCGGCCAGCTGTTGTGGAAACCGAACGACGACATCGACATCACGCTGTCGGGCGACTGGAACCTGCAGAACCCGCTGTGCTGCGTGCAATATTATGCCCGGGTCGGCGCTACCCAGCGCCCGCTCGCCCGCCAATATGCAGTGCTGGCGACGGCGCTCGGCTATGCCCCGGCGAGCACCGATCCCTTCGATCGCCGCACCGATCTCGATGCCGACATCAACTCGCGCCAGGAGATTGGTGGCGCCGCGCTGGTCGCCAACTGGAACCTTGGCCCGGCAACGCTGACCTCGGTCAGCGCCTGGCGCTATTGGGACTGGCAGCCGAAGAACGACCGCGATTTCACCGGCCTGCCGATCACCACGGTTTCGCAGAACCCGTCGCAGCAGAAGCAGTTCAGCCAGGAGCTGCGCCTCAGCTCGAACGGCGACAATCGCCTCGCCTATACGCTCGGCGCCTTCTTCTTCCACCAGACGATCGATACCCAGGGCTCGCAGGTCCAGGGCGCGGCGGCGAGCCGTTGGCTGCTCTCGGGCGCCGATGCGCTCAACCCGAACGTGCTCAACGGGCTGACCTCGACCAACACGATCAACTTCGACAACACCAGCTTCGCGGTGTTCGGCAAGCTCAACTGGGAGCCGGCGGACGGCTTCCACATCCAGCCCGGCCTGCGGGTGAATTACGACAAGAAGTCAGGCTATTACGACTCGGTCGTCAGCATCCACAACGCGCAGTACAACTTCGTCGCGAGCGCCGATAACGTCGCGGCGCTGTTCGCCGCCACCTCGGGCGCGGCGCGGACGACCTTCCAGAACCAGATCAACACGCTGGCCCCGCAGCGCTACAGCCCGCGGTTCAGCGACTGGAACGTCTCGGGCGACCTCACCCTGTCGTACGACGTCTCGGGCGATGTTCACGCCTATGCCACCTATGCGCGCAGCTTCAAATCGGGCGGCATCAACCTTTCGGGCCTGCCGCTCAATTCGACCAGCACCGGCGTCGATCTCTCCACCCAGACGGTGAAGCCCGAGAAGGTCAACCATTTCGAGATCGGCCTGAAGACGCAGTTCCTCGGCCGCCGCCTGACCTTCAACACCGCCGGCTTCTGGACCGAGATCACCGATTACCAGGCAACGGTGAACAACAACGCGATCAACGTGATCCGCGGCTATCTCGCCAATGCCGGCAAGGTGCGGGTGCGCGGCTTCGAGTGGGACGCGTCGTTCCGCCCGAGCAAGCAGGCCAACCTCTATTTCAACGGCGCCTATACCGACGCGAAATATATCGACTTCAAGAACGCCCCGTGCCCGCCCGAGTTGAGCGGCGGCACCGCCACCGCGCCAGGGGGCGTCACCGATCCCGCTGGCACGCCGGGCGGTCGCAGCCCGGCCTATTGCGACATTTCGGGCCAGGTGCTGCCGGGCATCTCGAAATGGTCGTTGAGCTGGGGCGGGGAGGTGCGCCAGCCGGTCGGCGACGGCAGCGTCTACCTGGCCTATGACGGCAGTTGGCGCTCGAAATTCTCGTCCAACCCGTCGCCCTCGGCCTATACCTGGATCGACGCCTATTCGCTGTCGAACGTCCGCCTCGGCTGGCGACGCGCGGACCTCAACATCTATGGCTGGGTCCGCAACGTGTTCGACAAGCATTATTTCGAGCTGCTCTCGGTCCAGTCGGGCAGCACCGGGCTGATCGTCGGCCAGCCGGGCGATCCTCGGACCTACGGACTGACGATCAGCAAGAGCTTCTGA
- a CDS encoding Hsp20 family protein — MRQFDFTPFRRSTIGFDRLFDLLEASARQQASENYPPFNLERVAEDRYRITIAVAGFKADEIDITAQQNLLLVAGKKREENENNQGAYLHLGIATRSFERRFELADFVRVENADLADGLLVIELVREVPEAMKPKKIAVNAGAQPSTIPHREADAA; from the coding sequence ATGCGCCAGTTCGATTTCACTCCCTTCCGCCGCTCGACCATCGGGTTCGACCGGCTGTTCGACCTGCTCGAGGCCAGTGCCCGCCAGCAGGCATCGGAGAATTACCCCCCGTTCAACCTCGAGCGCGTCGCCGAGGACCGCTACCGGATCACGATCGCCGTCGCCGGCTTCAAGGCCGACGAGATCGACATCACCGCGCAGCAGAACCTGCTGCTGGTCGCCGGCAAGAAGCGCGAGGAGAACGAGAACAACCAGGGCGCGTACCTGCACCTGGGCATCGCCACCCGCAGCTTCGAGCGCCGCTTCGAGCTGGCCGATTTCGTCCGCGTTGAGAATGCCGACCTGGCCGACGGGCTGCTCGTGATCGAGCTGGTCCGCGAAGTGCCCGAGGCGATGAAGCCCAAGAAGATCGCGGTGAACGCCGGCGCGCAGCCGAGCACGATCCCGCATCGCGAGGCCGACGCGGCCTGA
- a CDS encoding peptidylprolyl isomerase, producing MRILVALLALFLTPLLIGAAAPQDPGTIRVRLVTSAGNIVVALDARHAPKTVANFMAYVDDGRLENTEFYRSARRKGAPSQGFVQGGIGTDARRMLPSVPLESTEQTGLHHLDGTISMAHGPNPDGANCNFSIMVGPNPGLDARGQFRGFAAFGKVVSGMDVVKRILALPTGGGRDAMKDQMILQPVKILRAERLDGVARPTGRVKPWLIGVPQ from the coding sequence ATGCGTATCCTGGTCGCGCTGCTCGCGCTCTTCCTCACCCCGCTGCTGATTGGCGCGGCCGCCCCGCAGGATCCCGGCACGATCCGCGTCCGCCTGGTCACCTCGGCGGGCAACATCGTCGTCGCGCTGGACGCCAGGCACGCGCCCAAGACGGTCGCCAATTTCATGGCCTATGTCGATGACGGCCGGCTGGAGAATACCGAGTTCTACCGCTCCGCCCGCCGCAAGGGCGCACCGAGCCAGGGCTTCGTCCAGGGCGGCATCGGCACCGATGCGCGGCGGATGCTGCCCTCGGTGCCGCTCGAATCGACCGAACAAACCGGACTCCACCACCTCGACGGCACGATCTCGATGGCGCACGGCCCCAACCCGGACGGCGCCAATTGCAACTTCTCGATCATGGTCGGCCCGAACCCCGGGCTCGATGCGCGCGGCCAGTTCCGCGGCTTCGCGGCGTTCGGCAAGGTGGTCTCGGGCATGGACGTGGTGAAGCGCATCCTCGCGCTTCCCACCGGCGGCGGCCGCGATGCGATGAAGGACCAGATGATCCTCCAGCCGGTCAAGATCCTCCGCGCCGAGCGCCTGGACGGCGTCGCCCGCCCGACCGGCCGCGTGAAGCCCTGGCTGATCGGGGTGCCCCAGTAA